A single Streptomyces sp. Edi2 DNA region contains:
- a CDS encoding MFS transporter, with protein MPSVASDATTATLEPPGRPAARWLILAVICLAQLTVVLDNTVLNVAIPSLTEELGATTADVQWMINAYSLVQSGLLLTAGNSADRYGRKKMLIVGLALFGAASLGAALAQSPGQLIAARAGMGVGGALLVTTTLAVVMQIFDDEERPRAIGIWSSVNSLGFAAGPLIGGSLLDHFWWGSLFLVNLPVAVIALAAVVALVPESSSRSGALSAAGTPAAGTPASARPPLDLLGALLSMIGMVGVVFAIISGPMYGWLSGRVLISAAIGVAGLAVFALWELRIPHPMLDMHFFRNRRFIGAVSGGILVAFGMGGSMFLLTQHLQLVLGYGPLDAGLRMAPLAVTVILVNFTGLSARLLPRLGTPGLIVSGMSLLAAGLAAISLFGGAGYGGMLCGLVVMGVGVAFAMPTMANAIMSAIPPAKAGVGAGVNGTLMEFGQGLGVAVLGAVLNSRFAALLPLAAAGAGSLTAALARTRTAAERTAVHDAFAAGIGTSQLVGAAAVFLGGLLAAVLLRRAERTGGDAEQAATAPGAQPATAAAE; from the coding sequence ATGCCCTCCGTGGCCTCCGACGCCACCACCGCCACTCTTGAGCCACCAGGCCGCCCGGCCGCCCGCTGGCTGATCCTCGCCGTCATCTGCCTCGCCCAGCTGACGGTCGTCCTCGACAACACCGTCCTGAACGTCGCGATCCCCTCCCTCACCGAGGAACTGGGCGCGACCACCGCCGACGTCCAGTGGATGATCAACGCCTATTCGCTGGTCCAGTCCGGCCTGCTGCTCACCGCGGGCAACTCCGCCGACCGTTACGGCCGCAAGAAGATGCTCATCGTCGGCCTGGCGCTGTTCGGGGCCGCCTCGCTCGGCGCCGCCCTCGCCCAGTCGCCCGGTCAGCTCATCGCCGCACGCGCCGGTATGGGCGTCGGCGGGGCCCTGCTGGTGACCACCACCCTCGCCGTCGTGATGCAGATCTTCGACGACGAGGAGCGCCCCCGGGCCATCGGCATCTGGAGCTCGGTCAACTCCCTCGGCTTCGCCGCAGGACCGCTGATCGGCGGTTCGCTGCTCGACCACTTCTGGTGGGGCTCGCTGTTCCTGGTCAATCTGCCCGTCGCGGTGATCGCGCTGGCGGCCGTCGTCGCCCTCGTCCCCGAATCGAGCAGCCGCAGCGGAGCCCTCTCCGCGGCCGGTACGCCCGCCGCCGGTACGCCTGCGTCCGCGCGACCCCCCCTCGACCTCCTGGGTGCCCTGCTGTCCATGATCGGCATGGTCGGGGTGGTCTTCGCGATCATCTCCGGGCCGATGTACGGCTGGCTGTCCGGCCGGGTGCTGATCTCCGCGGCCATCGGAGTCGCCGGGCTCGCCGTCTTCGCGCTGTGGGAGCTGCGCATCCCGCACCCGATGCTGGACATGCACTTCTTCCGCAACCGCCGGTTCATCGGCGCCGTCTCGGGCGGCATCCTCGTCGCCTTCGGGATGGGCGGCTCGATGTTCCTGCTCACCCAGCACCTGCAACTGGTCCTGGGTTACGGACCGTTGGATGCCGGACTGCGGATGGCGCCGCTCGCCGTCACCGTCATCCTGGTCAACTTCACCGGCCTGAGCGCCCGTCTGCTCCCCCGGCTCGGCACCCCCGGATTGATCGTTTCGGGGATGTCGCTGCTCGCGGCCGGCCTCGCCGCCATCTCGCTGTTCGGCGGCGCCGGCTACGGCGGCATGCTGTGCGGCCTGGTCGTGATGGGTGTCGGCGTCGCGTTCGCCATGCCGACGATGGCCAACGCCATCATGTCCGCGATCCCGCCGGCCAAGGCGGGCGTGGGGGCCGGTGTCAACGGCACCCTGATGGAATTCGGCCAGGGCCTCGGCGTCGCCGTCCTCGGCGCGGTCCTCAACTCCCGTTTCGCGGCGCTGCTTCCGCTGGCCGCCGCGGGCGCCGGGTCGCTGACCGCGGCGCTCGCCCGGACCCGTACGGCCGCCGAACGGACCGCCGTCCACGACGCCTTCGCGGCCGGCATCGGCACCAGCCAGCTGGTCGGCGCGGCCGCGGTGTTCCTCGGCGGGCTGCTCGCCGCCGTCCTGCTGCGCCGGGCGGAGCGTACCGGAGGGGACGCGGAGCAGGCGGCCACGGCTCCCGGTGCGCAACCGGCCACCGCCGCGGCGGAATAG
- a CDS encoding TetR/AcrR family transcriptional regulator, protein MAATDDRTGKRPNSVWLTERPPLKRKAEQPAGLDLDKIVAATVRLLDAEGLSKFSMRRLAAELGVTAMSVYWYVDTKDDLLELAVDAVVGETTLPDASDAGADWRDQLRTLAVGYRDMLLGHPWAARLLGEFLNIGPHATAFAHATQRVMHRSGLAPDRMSGALASLFHFVYGFSTIRATHEARCRAVGMSLDDYFEQVVAALTDRPEFAELLEPSTRADHVRRGRSAVDMLDRDFAFALDLQIAGIEAMRDRP, encoded by the coding sequence ATGGCAGCGACGGACGACCGCACCGGAAAGCGGCCGAACAGCGTCTGGCTGACCGAACGGCCCCCGCTCAAACGGAAGGCGGAGCAGCCGGCCGGACTCGACCTCGACAAGATCGTCGCGGCGACGGTCCGGCTGCTGGACGCCGAGGGCCTGTCGAAGTTCTCGATGCGCCGGCTCGCCGCCGAACTCGGCGTCACCGCGATGTCCGTGTACTGGTACGTCGACACCAAGGACGACCTGCTGGAACTGGCCGTCGACGCGGTGGTCGGCGAGACGACCCTGCCCGACGCGTCGGACGCCGGTGCCGACTGGCGCGACCAGCTGCGCACGCTCGCCGTCGGCTACCGCGACATGCTGCTGGGCCACCCCTGGGCGGCCCGGCTGCTGGGCGAGTTCCTCAACATCGGCCCGCATGCGACGGCCTTCGCCCACGCCACCCAGCGGGTGATGCACCGCAGCGGCCTGGCCCCGGACCGCATGTCCGGCGCGCTGGCGTCCCTCTTCCACTTCGTCTACGGCTTCTCGACGATCCGGGCCACGCACGAGGCCCGCTGCCGTGCCGTGGGCATGAGCCTCGACGACTACTTCGAACAGGTCGTCGCCGCGCTCACCGACCGCCCGGAGTTCGCCGAGCTGCTGGAACCCTCCACCCGGGCCGACCACGTCCGCCGGGGCCGCAGCGCCGTGGACATGCTGGACCGGGACTTCGCCTTCGCCCTCGATCTCCAGATCGCGGGAATCGAGGCGATGCGGGACCGGCCTTAG
- a CDS encoding YceI family protein, producing the protein MTSTGAGAAGLRAQVRTRDGWAVQHAVLTVTDMTGAQVLRAAADDEGAIRSAQPLPAGPYTVIVTAVGYAPVASSAIVTASGRMDVGSVVLARQGGAELPPPGAWTIDPMHSTVAAVAQHLGISSVHGRFTEFSGRIEIAEDLAASRVEAAIKATSIDTGNGMRDGHLRSEDFLNVEEFPEITYRSTGLAPAGPDRWTVHGELSLHGVVRPVDLDLSYLGTGPDPWGGVRAAFRATAELRREDFKMNYNQVVAAGIAAIGTTLKVELDIQAVQGESLPMG; encoded by the coding sequence ATGACTTCGACGGGCGCGGGAGCTGCGGGACTGAGGGCTCAGGTCCGCACACGCGACGGCTGGGCGGTCCAGCACGCCGTACTGACCGTCACCGATATGACGGGCGCACAGGTGCTGCGCGCGGCGGCGGACGACGAGGGCGCCATCCGCAGCGCACAGCCGCTGCCCGCCGGCCCGTACACGGTCATCGTGACGGCCGTCGGCTATGCACCGGTCGCCTCCAGCGCGATCGTGACCGCGAGCGGCCGGATGGACGTCGGCAGCGTCGTCCTGGCGCGGCAGGGCGGGGCCGAGCTGCCGCCGCCCGGCGCCTGGACCATCGACCCGATGCACTCGACGGTGGCCGCGGTCGCCCAGCACCTGGGGATCTCCAGCGTGCACGGCCGGTTCACCGAGTTCAGCGGCCGGATCGAGATCGCCGAGGACCTGGCCGCCTCGCGGGTCGAGGCGGCCATCAAGGCCACGTCCATCGACACCGGCAACGGGATGCGCGACGGGCATCTGCGCTCCGAAGACTTCCTGAACGTCGAGGAGTTCCCGGAGATCACCTACCGCAGCACGGGCCTGGCACCGGCAGGGCCGGACCGCTGGACGGTGCACGGCGAGCTGTCGCTGCACGGTGTCGTACGCCCGGTGGACCTCGACCTGAGCTACCTCGGCACCGGCCCCGACCCCTGGGGCGGCGTGCGCGCCGCCTTCCGCGCCACCGCGGAGCTGCGCCGCGAGGACTTCAAGATGAACTACAACCAGGTCGTCGCGGCCGGCATCGCGGCGATCGGCACGACCCTGAAGGTCGAACTGGACATCCAGGCGGTGCAGGGCGAGAGCCTGCCGATGGGGTGA
- a CDS encoding MFS transporter — translation MATTTPAGVRGGHARHGGGHHASDGAPMTHRQIMEALSGLLLGMFVAILSSTIVSNALPEIIHDLDGGQSAYTWVVTASLLAMTATTPLWGKLSDLFSKKLLVQFALIIYVAGSVVAGLSQNTGMLIACRVVQGIGVGGLSALAQIVMAAMISPRERGRYSGYLGATFAVATVGGPLLGGVITDTDWLGWRWCFYVGVPFAIIALIVLQKTLKLPVVRREGVKVDWAGAFFISAAVSLLLVWVTLAGDKYDWMSWQTAAMVGGAIVLGAVFVFVETKAKEPIIPLRLFRNKTITLASVASLFVGVAMFSGTVFFSQYFQLARDKSPTMSGVMTIPMIGGLFISSTVSGQVITKTGRWKAWLVAGGVLVTAGLGLLGTIRYDTEYWHIAIFMALMGLGIGMMMQNLVLATQNQVAPEDLGSASSVVTFFRSLGGAVGVSALGAVLANRVTHYVKDGLADLGPKAAKAAAHGAGNSGGGIPDLDSLPAPLRTVMESAYGHGVGDVFLYAAPCALLAFLFTLFIKEVALKTRGGLSQSAESAQAAGTPAAAPATTPATVPVTVPAADAVVPDLAAAAAGEEREPALVGAPSVAPDDVHTPSWAQPAATTATATQPLAAYASAGGGDALPTGSAVHGFVRNAEGHPVPRSAVTLISLSGRQLGRAVAQANGSYVLDAPGAGSYVLIAAADGHQPQASTVVVGDQPHGYDILLSGTSGLGGQVRSAATGRPVEGAMVVVTDVRGEVLATGMTGAEGSFAFDELAPGTFTVAVNAPNHRPAALPVEIGGQGTTRIEIELLSGARVQGIVRAGGPDGSRPLPDARVTLVDAAGNVVATSTTGEDGAYAFTDLDAGDYTVIASGYPPVATGLAVGARGVDSYDVELAHPEG, via the coding sequence ATGGCTACGACCACACCAGCCGGTGTGCGGGGCGGCCACGCCAGGCACGGAGGCGGACACCATGCCTCCGACGGAGCCCCTATGACGCACCGTCAGATCATGGAGGCGCTGTCCGGGCTACTGCTCGGCATGTTCGTCGCCATTCTGTCGTCGACGATCGTCTCCAACGCGCTGCCCGAGATCATTCACGACCTCGATGGCGGACAGAGCGCCTACACCTGGGTCGTCACCGCCTCGCTGCTCGCGATGACCGCGACCACCCCGCTGTGGGGCAAGCTCTCCGACCTGTTCAGCAAGAAGCTGCTGGTGCAGTTCGCGCTGATCATCTACGTCGCGGGGTCGGTCGTCGCGGGCCTGTCGCAGAACACCGGGATGCTGATCGCCTGCCGCGTGGTGCAGGGCATAGGCGTGGGCGGCCTGTCCGCCCTGGCCCAGATCGTGATGGCCGCGATGATCTCGCCGCGTGAGCGGGGTCGTTACAGCGGCTACCTCGGCGCCACCTTCGCCGTCGCCACTGTCGGCGGCCCGCTGCTCGGCGGCGTCATCACCGACACCGACTGGCTCGGCTGGCGCTGGTGCTTCTACGTCGGCGTGCCGTTCGCGATCATCGCGCTGATCGTGCTGCAGAAGACCCTGAAGCTGCCCGTCGTCCGGCGCGAAGGCGTCAAGGTCGACTGGGCGGGCGCCTTCTTCATCAGCGCGGCGGTCTCGCTGCTGCTGGTGTGGGTGACGCTGGCCGGTGACAAGTACGACTGGATGTCGTGGCAGACCGCCGCGATGGTCGGGGGCGCGATCGTGCTCGGCGCGGTCTTCGTCTTCGTCGAGACCAAGGCCAAGGAGCCGATCATCCCGTTGCGGCTGTTCCGCAACAAGACGATCACCCTGGCGTCGGTGGCCTCGCTGTTCGTCGGTGTCGCGATGTTCTCCGGCACCGTCTTCTTCAGCCAGTACTTCCAGCTGGCGCGCGACAAGTCGCCGACGATGTCCGGCGTCATGACGATCCCGATGATCGGCGGACTGTTCATCTCGTCGACCGTCTCGGGCCAGGTCATCACCAAGACAGGCCGCTGGAAGGCCTGGCTGGTCGCCGGTGGCGTGCTGGTGACCGCGGGGCTCGGGCTGCTGGGCACCATCCGCTACGACACCGAGTACTGGCACATCGCGATCTTCATGGCCCTGATGGGCCTGGGCATCGGCATGATGATGCAGAACCTGGTGCTCGCCACGCAGAACCAGGTGGCCCCCGAAGACCTCGGCTCCGCCTCGTCCGTCGTGACCTTCTTCCGCTCGCTCGGCGGTGCGGTGGGCGTCTCGGCCCTCGGTGCGGTGCTCGCCAACCGCGTCACCCACTACGTCAAGGACGGCCTGGCCGACCTCGGCCCCAAGGCCGCCAAGGCCGCCGCCCACGGCGCCGGCAACAGCGGCGGCGGCATCCCGGACCTGGATTCCCTCCCGGCGCCGCTGCGAACCGTCATGGAGAGCGCCTACGGTCACGGTGTCGGCGATGTGTTCCTCTACGCGGCGCCCTGCGCGCTGCTCGCCTTCCTCTTCACCCTGTTCATCAAGGAGGTCGCGTTGAAGACGCGTGGCGGACTGTCCCAGAGCGCGGAGAGCGCCCAGGCCGCGGGCACCCCGGCGGCCGCCCCGGCGACCACGCCGGCGACCGTTCCGGTGACCGTTCCGGCGGCGGATGCCGTCGTCCCCGACCTCGCCGCCGCGGCGGCGGGCGAGGAGCGGGAGCCCGCTCTGGTGGGTGCCCCGTCGGTGGCCCCCGACGACGTGCACACGCCCTCCTGGGCGCAGCCGGCCGCGACCACGGCCACCGCCACCCAGCCGCTGGCGGCGTACGCCTCGGCCGGCGGCGGTGACGCCCTCCCGACCGGTTCCGCGGTCCATGGCTTCGTCCGCAATGCGGAGGGCCACCCCGTACCGCGCTCCGCGGTGACGCTGATCTCGCTCAGCGGGCGTCAGCTGGGCCGCGCGGTCGCCCAGGCCAACGGCTCGTACGTCCTCGACGCCCCCGGCGCCGGCTCGTACGTGCTGATCGCCGCGGCCGACGGCCACCAGCCGCAGGCGTCCACGGTCGTCGTCGGCGACCAGCCCCACGGCTACGACATCCTGCTCAGCGGCACCAGCGGCCTCGGCGGCCAGGTCCGCAGCGCGGCCACCGGCCGGCCGGTCGAGGGCGCGATGGTCGTCGTCACCGATGTCCGCGGAGAGGTGCTGGCCACCGGAATGACCGGCGCCGAGGGCTCCTTCGCCTTCGACGAGCTGGCACCCGGGACCTTCACCGTCGCCGTGAACGCCCCGAACCACCGCCCGGCCGCGCTGCCGGTCGAGATCGGCGGCCAGGGCACGACCCGGATCGAGATCGAGCTGCTGTCCGGCGCGCGGGTGCAGGGCATCGTGCGGGCCGGCGGTCCGGACGGATCCCGGCCGCTGCCCGACGCCCGGGTCACGCTGGTGGACGCGGCGGGCAATGTCGTGGCCACCTCGACGACCGGGGAGGACGGCGCCTACGCCTTCACCGACCTGGACGCCGGCGACTACACGGTCATCGCGAGCGGCTACCCGCCGGTCGCCACCGGCCTTGCGGTCGGTGCCCGTGGAGTCGACAGCTACGACGTCGAGCTCGCCCACCCCGAGGGCTGA